The genome window AAAAATTCACAATCAACCATAACATTTGAATCAAACTGCTTCCCCACCTTGGATTGTAAAAAGCGATAGGTCACCGCAGAAAAATTGGTACAAGGCAGATTAAGCATCAAATAGTAGTGATGTATTTGGTAACACGGAatcaaatcaatctccaatcaACTAAATTCGCTACAATTCTTTCTTCTATTCGAATTTCAAACCTAAAACCAGAATATTCGAAGTCTCATTACATCTTAATCCTCATCTACCATAACTAACATCTACCATTTTCTCCCAAAAACCCAGGAAAAACTGAACTCATGAAGTTCCCAACTGAGTCAAGTTTACAAATTTGAATTCCAGAGTTCCAGATTTTCCTATATTTTCCCGGAAACCAATCAATCTGCGAGCCAAAAAATTCACTTCCAGATTGAGATTAAAGCATGTTCTTCATACCCAAGTGAGATTTGCTACTCATTTCttcccaaaaccaaaaaaattgaaactttagGTTGAATATTCAATTTCTTTAGTTTTCCTACACTTCAGCAACCAAAAAACACACATGAACATacaagtatatatatgtatatacacacacatacatatacatatatatttatacaagTGTATTTATGTAATGAAGAAGAAGTGGTTTGCTTGCCTGATAAAGATTGCTGTCGCGAAGATGAGCGACGATGAGGGAATTGAGCTGCCTGTGGAGCTTGGCATCTTGCAGAATTTGCTCCAAGCTGCTCTTCTCCATTTTTTTGGCTCTCCTAAAACCCTTTCGTCCCCAAAGTTTGTGCCtttattttcaccaaaataaaCGACGTGTCGTACAACCATAATTTTGATTTTCATTTGGGTTCTTTATATAAAGTTGTTtgaatgtacttttaaaatgattgaaagtgtttttagaaaaaatatttttgggtttcaaaagcactttaagtgctttctacaagaagcaccagttatgtgatTGTCCCATGAAGCagtttaagtgtttttccaggATTTACTAATATTTTTACTAagtattgttttaaaaaatattttcactaaaaacgttttcaatcattttaaaagcacatccaaacaagctATATATTAGCAGTAGTCCACGCTAATTTAATCTAAATTACAGCTTCtaaagagaaattttttaacTTGAAGGCAAAGTAAAAACATATTACTTTAACCAATTTTACtaaattcatatttttcaaCCATGAAATCAATCTCGCACTACCCTCAAttagttgttgatgattgaattattattattattattattttgaataaacgatattatctacattaaggaaatggggtgggcttagcctcacaatgggctagcaataatgtggttcaaactcacatttggcaagaatcaaacataagacctctcacttacaagtgaagaggaatctACATCGTAGTCCTAAGTGGCgattagattattatttaaatattgattatcatgtttattttctattggtgacacgtCACATTATTTGATAGGAACGCGGATCAGTACactaagtgtcataatacaagtggttgaaatatttttttcaaatatccaaccacttgtattatgacatttaATGTATCTAGCCGTGTTCCtaacacactgaaaaatttctccataatttataaatttggtctaaaaaaaTTAGTCTACCTATCATTACTTATTCTATTGCTTATGGATTTGTTCCAGGATCCCCTTCAAACTTATTTTAGTCAAAAACACTAAGAGGACTTAAATCACCGATTCGATTATATTGCACATACTTTTCTTGTATCCGACATTTACAGTTGATAagtaaagattttttttttatatttgattctTGAAAAACCCGTGTTTTAGTCGTTTGATTCTTGAAataagaagagaaaaataacaGTTTTCAAAGAAATTACACGAAACAACTGAAAAAAGgtaattaataataaaagtaGGTAAATAATGAATAAGAATGGGCTAAATCGAGAATTCTCAAACATTCGAATGGAGAAAAACtagtttatttaaaaaaaaatgaacaactAGTGATTTTGCTACAATAGTCCACGTTTTTAAAGAAAGACTCACAAATAGTAGACTAATTAACTAATCAAATAATTGTAGGCCTGGTTTAAagacaaaaaaaaccaaacatttgAATCACACACTAATTAAATATAGGAAATGGATGGCCCCACAACGTGGTGGAGTATGCAAGTGTGACTAAATAATTGCCAATAATGattaaataccaatttatgTTGTAATCCGGTGGTTAGGAATGAGATCATCTCCGGATTCATTTTGTGGGGATCTAAAAGATCAATTAATCGtgttcgtttatcgtatattatacggttaaaaattatttttaatttttaatttaaaattaaatataaataatatctaacAAAAACTGATTATACGATATATAATGAATAGACACGATTGATTAATATCTAAATCTTCACAAAAAAGATCCGAAGAGAATCCTTGTCCTGGTGGTTTgggcaaattaataaaaagatttGGACAAAGTGCACAAGTAATTGAATTTGCTCCCAACCGACACTTAAGGATGCCCTGTGGGCCCCCATACCGTGCTGTCTGCCTTAACAATCGTTTTAAGTGAAgctaatgttttttattttgttcccAAAATGCCCCTCATCATACAAAAGAAGTAAaaaagtaaattgtagcaatgatccctcaattttaatcaaattagagcaatggtccatcaactaaaaattcattatcattggtccttcaacttatcaaaatgtgtagctataatcattttcatcaatttcgtcaaaattttatcaaaataagttatgttagaataatcatttatataattaggatcccttaactcatcaaagtgtgtaattatagTCATTTCTatcaactacgtcaaaatttttgtcaaaacgagttatgttggaaagaccattactacaattgggttaaagttaatgaACCATTTTttcagttgaattaaagttgagggaccaatagtaatgaatttttagttgagagaccatagctgcacattttgataagttaagggaccaatggtaatagatttttagttgaaggatcattgctccaattgagttaaagttaaggaaccATAATTACAATTTATTCGAAATAAAACAATTAACCAAACGTGAATTGATAATTGCCTAAAAACacgtttggaagtgtttttaaattgaCTGAAAGTACtttggtgaaattgattttgGATTTCAGAGTGCTTTTTGGAAGAAGTATCAGATATGTGTTTTTTGcataaaacacttaaagtgcatTTGCATTATCCACTTAAATTTTTTACTAAtgattgatttaaaaaaaaatcactaaaaacactttaagtcATTTTTAAAACACTTATAACGAGCTCAATGTTTAACCTAATATGCCATTTTGTGTGGATAAACATATTgggcataatatatatatatatatatatatatatatatatatatatatatatatatatcacaataacatttcataattttctcgcataaacagaaagaaaaagttCATACAATGTGGTGTATTCTTATTTCTCTCGAGATAGTTTGTAACAGGTCTCTCTCCACACACATATAGATATAAAGTCATACAACTCTCACATATTTTATCATACAATCATGGCATATTCTTCTCTTCTTATTTATGACAATACATTATTAAAACACGTAATGTAAGAAATAAAGAGTGATAATATCTTCGTAGATATGCGATAGAAGGAGAACTTTCATTTTACGTTGTGTATACCtgttgtttttttatagatataaagAGAAAGTGCGTATGTTTGTTTAAGCGTAGTACTATTCACACATCTATTACTTCTCACAtacattttttcaattttcgattATCGGatcaaataaaatgaaaaagatCAATGACAAGATATTAACCAGGATGTCtaaaaggtaaaaataaatgtgtgaatATTACTATTCTTCTTTAATGCTGAATAACACTATTCTTCTTTAATGCAAGTCTTTTTTCATACAAAAATAATGAGAAAAGTTGAGTAACGAAAAGAGATTCAAACCGGAGTACCAAAAGTTTTAGAGTATATTTTGAGTAGCTGAAAAGGGCATAACTGGAATTTAAGGGTGAATGTTGTGACACAGACGACAAAACTTTGAGTAACATTAACTGCATCGATTTGTTCCTCAAAACTGTGATTAGAGTGAGAGTTTTAAAAACCAATTAGCATGTGAAAAGAAAGCCAGCTCCAGTTGTCCCACCTCcacatctctccctctctctctctctctctctctctatctctctctctctaaactttaTGTGCAGATCTTGAGAGTTAAATCAGAACAAAAACATCACTGTTACAAACTAAATCTGCATCAGAAAATGGAGCCTCAGTGCTTCTCAGCCGTTGGATCCATGGCAAAGCTGACCAGCTTCACCATTCTGCTCGTCTTCTTGCTTTCCTGCTTCACTTTTACTTCTACAGGTCAGTACTTGCTAAAGTTTCCAAATTTAGCTTctgtttagtgttttttttttcttgttttttgctTGTGGGGTTTGGTTAATTTACCCGAAAACTTGTTCTCGCTTCGAAAGAATCGAACTTTCGAAGAAATCGTTGGAGGGTAGGTGAATCTTTTAGTGACGTTTGAGGTCTTGTGCATTTAGTTTCTAAATTTGAAGTGGTGAAGCATTGAGTGATTgatatttcctatttaattggATATTTTTATTGGTATTTAGTGAAGCAACTGTAAACATCTTGTATCATAGAAGAAATCGAATAGAACtaagattttgactaataaatcATGTACTTAAGTCAACGTTTTGGAGATTTTGAGGATTGATGAATTGGACTGTGTCTTGCTGGATGTTTTTGCAGAGGCCTATGATGCTCTTGATCCAAATGGGAATATTACGATTAAATGGGATGTCATCAGTTGGACTCCGGATGGTTATGTTGTAAGTATTAATGGCCAGATGATTCCTTTTATGTGATCATGCTTTATCTGTACTAGATACTTTGGAAGCGGGATATCGTTGAGTTTGATTCGGCTTAACATGTTGTTTTGGTTATATATCTGAAGTTTTTAAGTTagatttttgagttttaaagagaTGCAGCGGATAATCTGTTTAAATTATGCACTGGAATTTTATTGTTTGCTTGAAACCAAATCAAGAAAAAGATAATCTGTTTAACTCATTGACATTGCTCGATATTATGGAGGACCTGATTAAGTAGTCCCAAACTGATCATTTCCATCACCTAGAAGCTCGATTTTCCAGAGATATAATCCTTTACTTGCCTTTTTCTAGTGAATTTTCTGATACGATATTTATTTCTGAATGGCAGGCTGTAGTTACAATGTTTAACTTCCAGCAGTATCGGCATATACAAGCGCCAGGTTGGACATTGGGATGGACATGGGCAAAAAAGGAAGTAATCTGGAGCATGGTGGGAGCACAAGCAACAGAGCAAGGGGATTGCTCGAAATACAAAGGGAACGTCCCACATTGCTGTAAGAAGGATCCCACTGTTGTGGATTTGTTGCCAGGAACCCCCTACAATCAGCAGATTGCAAACTGCTGCAAGGGTGGAGTGATGCAATCATGGATCCAGGACCCAGACAATGCCATAAGTTCATTTCAGATCAGTGTGGGTGCTGCTGGAACAACTAACAAAACAGTCAGACTGCCGAAAAACTTCACATTGAAAGCACCGGGGCCTGGATATTCTTGTGGGATAGCAAAGATTGTTAAACCAACGAGATTTCTAACGTCGGACAAAAGGAGATGGACCCAAGCCATGAGTAAGTTCAAAATCACCCTCTTTCCTTGGCACCACCAAGAAGAATATTTTCGCTAGGGCTTATGAATGAGTTGAATGCCAAGTCATTTAGAGTAGTTTCAGCTTAGGGACAAAATAAACTTTGTAGTTTCAAGCTTCGTTTAGAATGTTCCTAGGGTTGAAAGGGGCATTTCGACTGATGAGTATGGTCTTAATAGTTTAAAACATGGGAAAGAGTTTTTTTGGTTTATCTAACGTTTATATCCTCTTGTGGCAGTGACCTGGAACGTTACTTGCACGTACTCGCAATTCCTAGCTCAAAAGACACCCACATGTTGTGTGTCACTGTCTTCCTTCTATAATCAAACCATTGTGAGTTGTCCCACTTGTGCGTGTGGCTGTCAGAACAACGCTACAGATCCAGGAAGCTGCGTAGAGTAAGTTCTCTAATTCATATACATTTCTGAATACTGTTATTATGCCTCCTAAAAGATTTCTCGAGTTTTTCAGAACTTTATTCATGTCTAAAAGCCGGAGTTTGCATTAACAGTAAATCATAAATCTTTTCTCTTCTCCAATATTTTCAGGCCAAACAATCCATACTTGGCTTCAGCTGTATCTGGTTCCGGGAAATCTACTAATACACCTCTTGTCCAGTGTACCAGTCATATGTGTCCCATCCGAGTCCATTGGCATGTTAAGCTCAATTACAAGGAGTACTGGAGGGTGAAAgtgacaattacaaatttcaattacaGAATGAACTACACGCTGTGGAATCTTGTCGTGCAACATCCGAACTTTGATAATTTGACCAAGATTTTCAGTTTCAATTACAAATCATTAACTCCTTATGTTGGcttaagtaagttttctttgCCCCTTATCAATTTTTTGAAATATATCTGCAGTTCTCGACTTTTGTTGACATAAAATTTGGAAATACAAATTCTGCGCGCAGATGATACAGCCATGTTGTGGGGAGTAAAGTTTTATAACGATTTCCTCTCGCAAGCTGGTCCCCTTGGAAACGTGCAGTCAGAGCTCCTATTTCG of Malus sylvestris chromosome 6, drMalSylv7.2, whole genome shotgun sequence contains these proteins:
- the LOC126625766 gene encoding protein COBRA-like, coding for MEPQCFSAVGSMAKLTSFTILLVFLLSCFTFTSTEAYDALDPNGNITIKWDVISWTPDGYVAVVTMFNFQQYRHIQAPGWTLGWTWAKKEVIWSMVGAQATEQGDCSKYKGNVPHCCKKDPTVVDLLPGTPYNQQIANCCKGGVMQSWIQDPDNAISSFQISVGAAGTTNKTVRLPKNFTLKAPGPGYSCGIAKIVKPTRFLTSDKRRWTQAMMTWNVTCTYSQFLAQKTPTCCVSLSSFYNQTIVSCPTCACGCQNNATDPGSCVEPNNPYLASAVSGSGKSTNTPLVQCTSHMCPIRVHWHVKLNYKEYWRVKVTITNFNYRMNYTLWNLVVQHPNFDNLTKIFSFNYKSLTPYVGLNDTAMLWGVKFYNDFLSQAGPLGNVQSELLFRKDTSTFTFEKGWAFPRRIYFNGDNCVMPPPDSYPWLPNASPKRIISILSPVMTAFASLVFLLAYA